In Mangifera indica cultivar Alphonso chromosome 1, CATAS_Mindica_2.1, whole genome shotgun sequence, a single genomic region encodes these proteins:
- the LOC123226912 gene encoding squalene epoxidase 3-like isoform X2 yields the protein MESSVLSNVVDINNTLCDCVQEIDAQRVLGYALFKDGKSTKLSYPLEKFHADVAGRSFHNGRFIQRMREKAATLPNVRLEQGTVTSLLEENGTIKGVQYKTRNGQELRAYAPLTIVCDGCFSNLRRSLCKPKVDVPSYFVGLVLENCQLPFENHGHVILADPSPILFYPISSTEVRCLVDVPGQKVPSIGNGEMADYLKTMVAPQVPPALRDAFTSAVDKGNIKTMPNRSMPADPQPTPGALLMGDAFNMRHPLTGGGMTVALSDIVVLRNLLKPLKDFNDAASLSRYLESFYTLRKPVASTINTLAGALYKVFSSSPDQARKEMRQACFDYLSLGGIFSTGPVALLSGLNPRPLSLVLHFFAVAIFGVGRLLVPFPSPKRIWIGARLISSASGIIFPIIRAEGVRQMFFPATVPAVYRAPPVD from the exons ATGGAATCTTCAGTACTTTCAAATGTTGTTGATATAAACAACACTCTGTGTG ATTGTGTGCAAGAAATTGATGCACAGAGAGTGCTGGGATATGCTCTCTTCAAGGATGGGAAGAGTACCAAATTATCATATCCATTGGAGAAGTTTCATGCTGATGTTGCTGGTAGGAGCTTCCACAATGGGCGTTTCATCCAGAGGATGAGAGAAAAAGCTGCTACTCTTCCCAA TGTACGACTAGAGCAAGGAACAGTCACATCCCTACTTGAAGAAAATGGGACAATAAAAGGGGTGCAGTACAAAACTCGGAATGGTCAAGAACTTAGAGCTTATGCTCCTCTTACAATTGTGTGTGACGGTTGCTTCTCAAATCTGCGTCGTTCTCTTTGCAAACCAAAG GTTGATGTGCCCTCTTATTTTGTGGGTCTGGTGTTAGAGAACTGTCAACTTCCATTTGAAAACCATGGGCATGTCATTCTAGCAGATCCTTCACCCATCTTATTTTATCCAATCAGTAGTACAGAGGTTCGATGCTTGGTTGATGTACCAGGTCAAAAAGTACCTTCCATCGGTAATGGTGAAATGGCCGACTATTTGAAGACCATGGTAGCACCACAG GTTCCTCCTGCACTTCGTGATGCCTTCACTAGTGCAGTCGACAAAGGAAATATTAAAACGATGCCAAATAGAAGCATGCCAGCTGATCCTCAACCTACTCCTGGAGCTCTTCTAATGGGTGATGCTTTCAACATGCGTCATCCTTTAACTGGTGGTGGAATGACTGTGGCATTATCTGATATTGTTGTTCTTCGGAATCTTCTTAAGCCCCTGAAAGACTTTAATGATGCAGCTTCCCTAAGCAGATATCTTGAATCCTTCTACACCTTACGAAAA CCAGTGGCATCAACAATAAATACTCTGGCAGGTGCCCTGTACAAGGTGTTTTCTTCTTCCCCTGATCAAGCAAGGAAGGAAATGCGTCAAGCATGTTTTGACTATCTAAGCCTTGGAGGTATTTTTTCAACTGGACCAGTGGCCTTACTTTCTGGTCTAAATCCTCGCCCTTTGAGTTTAGTTCTCCATTTCTTTGCTGTGGCAATTTTTGGTGTTGGTCGCTTACTAGTACCATTTCCTTCGCCTAAGCGCATTTGGATTGGAGCTAGATTAATTTCG AGTGCATCAGGTATTATTTTCCCCATCATCAGGGCAGAAGGAGTGAGGCAAATGTTTTTCCCTGCAACTGTTCCAGCTGTTTACAGAGCACCTCCTGTTGATTGA
- the LOC123226912 gene encoding squalene epoxidase 3-like isoform X1 — protein sequence MVVVEHYIIVTFFASLAGFLLFFLLRRKDTKKTKKDVEACKIQNDIVLSSVDNGDHSSPDGTDVIIVGAGVAGAALAHTLGKDGKRVHVIERDLMEPDRIVGELLQPGGYLKLIELGLQDCVQEIDAQRVLGYALFKDGKSTKLSYPLEKFHADVAGRSFHNGRFIQRMREKAATLPNVRLEQGTVTSLLEENGTIKGVQYKTRNGQELRAYAPLTIVCDGCFSNLRRSLCKPKVDVPSYFVGLVLENCQLPFENHGHVILADPSPILFYPISSTEVRCLVDVPGQKVPSIGNGEMADYLKTMVAPQVPPALRDAFTSAVDKGNIKTMPNRSMPADPQPTPGALLMGDAFNMRHPLTGGGMTVALSDIVVLRNLLKPLKDFNDAASLSRYLESFYTLRKPVASTINTLAGALYKVFSSSPDQARKEMRQACFDYLSLGGIFSTGPVALLSGLNPRPLSLVLHFFAVAIFGVGRLLVPFPSPKRIWIGARLISSASGIIFPIIRAEGVRQMFFPATVPAVYRAPPVD from the exons atgGTTGTTGTTGAACACTACATTATTGTCACTTTCTTTGCTTCTCTCGCGgggtttcttcttttctttcttttgcgcCGTAAGGATACCAAGAAGACCAAAAAGGATGTGGAAGCGTGCAAGATCCAGAACGACATTGTTCTTAGCTCTGTCGACAACGGAGATCATTCCTCGCCGGACGGCACTGACGTCATCATTGTCGGTGCAGGTGTTGCTGGTGCAGCCTTGGCTCATACCCTTGGGAAG GATGGAAAACGGGTTCATGTAATAGAGAGAGACTTGATGGAGCCTGACAGAATTGTTGGTGAATTACTTCAGCCTGGAGGATACCTTAAACTAATTGAATTGGGCCTTCAAG ATTGTGTGCAAGAAATTGATGCACAGAGAGTGCTGGGATATGCTCTCTTCAAGGATGGGAAGAGTACCAAATTATCATATCCATTGGAGAAGTTTCATGCTGATGTTGCTGGTAGGAGCTTCCACAATGGGCGTTTCATCCAGAGGATGAGAGAAAAAGCTGCTACTCTTCCCAA TGTACGACTAGAGCAAGGAACAGTCACATCCCTACTTGAAGAAAATGGGACAATAAAAGGGGTGCAGTACAAAACTCGGAATGGTCAAGAACTTAGAGCTTATGCTCCTCTTACAATTGTGTGTGACGGTTGCTTCTCAAATCTGCGTCGTTCTCTTTGCAAACCAAAG GTTGATGTGCCCTCTTATTTTGTGGGTCTGGTGTTAGAGAACTGTCAACTTCCATTTGAAAACCATGGGCATGTCATTCTAGCAGATCCTTCACCCATCTTATTTTATCCAATCAGTAGTACAGAGGTTCGATGCTTGGTTGATGTACCAGGTCAAAAAGTACCTTCCATCGGTAATGGTGAAATGGCCGACTATTTGAAGACCATGGTAGCACCACAG GTTCCTCCTGCACTTCGTGATGCCTTCACTAGTGCAGTCGACAAAGGAAATATTAAAACGATGCCAAATAGAAGCATGCCAGCTGATCCTCAACCTACTCCTGGAGCTCTTCTAATGGGTGATGCTTTCAACATGCGTCATCCTTTAACTGGTGGTGGAATGACTGTGGCATTATCTGATATTGTTGTTCTTCGGAATCTTCTTAAGCCCCTGAAAGACTTTAATGATGCAGCTTCCCTAAGCAGATATCTTGAATCCTTCTACACCTTACGAAAA CCAGTGGCATCAACAATAAATACTCTGGCAGGTGCCCTGTACAAGGTGTTTTCTTCTTCCCCTGATCAAGCAAGGAAGGAAATGCGTCAAGCATGTTTTGACTATCTAAGCCTTGGAGGTATTTTTTCAACTGGACCAGTGGCCTTACTTTCTGGTCTAAATCCTCGCCCTTTGAGTTTAGTTCTCCATTTCTTTGCTGTGGCAATTTTTGGTGTTGGTCGCTTACTAGTACCATTTCCTTCGCCTAAGCGCATTTGGATTGGAGCTAGATTAATTTCG AGTGCATCAGGTATTATTTTCCCCATCATCAGGGCAGAAGGAGTGAGGCAAATGTTTTTCCCTGCAACTGTTCCAGCTGTTTACAGAGCACCTCCTGTTGATTGA